One Branchiostoma floridae strain S238N-H82 chromosome 15, Bfl_VNyyK, whole genome shotgun sequence DNA window includes the following coding sequences:
- the LOC118432542 gene encoding uncharacterized protein LOC118432542 — protein sequence MDRLLDESESQSSSRASSPNFSSSLKHKHLISSMGSSSSGYIPSLADFNTGTPTIPVIDPNLATSSAGGFDLDGLGIQALSSLLNNDLGGNDLLDGQPLKKFKSDPEASGGLHSSRANHIFDGGEGGGKQGHEVTFTGIGTAAMATISSGGLHTESLLMTSALRPGAASVESCSQ from the exons ATGGACCGGCTGCTGGATGAGAGTGAGAGCCAGTCCTCCTCCCGAGCCTCCAGCCCAAACTTCAGCTCCAGCCTGAAGCACAAACATCTGATCAGCAGCATGGGCTCCAGCAGCTCGGGTTACATCCCCTCACTCGCCGACTTTAACACAG GCACTCCAACAATCCCTGTCATCGACCCCAACCTAGCGACCTCCAGTGCAGGTGGATTTGACCTTGACGGCCTGGGAATCCAGGCTCTCAGCTCCCTGCTTAACAACGACCTTGGGGGAAATGACCTTCTGGACGGACAGCCACTGAAGAAGTTCAAGTCCGACCCGGAGGCAAGCGGGGGTTTGCACAGCTCTCGTGCTAACCACATATTtgatggtggggaggggggcggtaagCAAGGTCACGAGGTGACCTTCACAGGGATCGGCACGGCTGCCATGGCGACCATCTCGTCGGGCGGGCTGCACACGGAGAGCCTGCTGATGACGAGTGCTCTGCGGCCGGGCGCGGCCAGCGTGGAGTCCTGCAGTCAGTAA